DNA from Fusarium falciforme chromosome 7, complete sequence:
CGTCGAGGGTGAGCGGGATTTGCTGCGAGTGAGGACAGCCAGTGTTGTTTGGTGTCTTTGGCTGATCACGTGAGAACTGAGAGTCTAAAGAGACCGTAGGACTTGGGCCAGAACAGGCGTGGGATGGGAAGGGATTGTCCCAAATACTTTAGTGATGTAAGTTCAAACGATCTGTGCTTCCGGAACATCCCTTCGTTGGCTGTCAAAGCAATACGGCAAGGGTCGGTAACTCTCAGCATCACTTCTCATAACCACACCAATCACCCTGTCGAACTCGGAGAGAGACGATAAGTTAAGTCCGGCGCCAAAAATTGGTAGAAGGTAACACTTGGGTAACCTAAGACTTGCAAGACTAGTCGAGCAATGGCCCGCTGCATAAATCTGTTGCTCTCATGACTTGAGTCCCAACTCGCTGATGATAATATCCGCAGCCTTCTCACCAATTACCAAAGCAGCATTCTCCGTGTTGGCGCCCATGTTCTTTGGCGAGACGCTCATATCGGCAATCTTGAGTCCCTGAATGCCATGGACACTCAACTGTTCGTTGACAACGCCGAAACTCTCGCGAGGACCCATCTTTGCCGTGCCCAGAGAATGCCAGGGGCTGGCGACTTTGAAGCGGAGCCAGTCCTCGATAACCTTGTCGTCTTCCGCTGAGTACGTGATGTCTTGAACGTCTTTGAGTGGAGCATCCGTTTCGATGCACGCCGCTGCAGACCCTTCAGGGAAGGGGGGGTGTCCCACAGCCAGCTCACCACGGTACATGGCCGTGCGTCGCATGATTTCACGCTGCTTCTTGTATGCCCAGAGCTGCTTCTTCAGGTCGATATCATCGGCATCAGTAAAGAAGCCAATGTTGAAGTCCAACGGGTCGTCGAAGCTAGGCCCAGTGATGTGTATATGTCCACGTGAATACGGGTAGGCCGTGATGTTGAGTACTGTTGCATACTGCCCTTCAGGAATGGCTGAATGATCTCCGAGAAAGCTGTGCATGTTAGCGTAGTCAAAACAAAGAAGAATCTGATAAGCCCTACTATGACATTAGACTCGTAATCATAAGAGGCCTGTCAAGGTTGTTCTTAAAGTCTCGGTCCCAAGTAGCGCGAAATTCCGGGCCAAGAGCATCAACATCCGCCTCACTTGGCCGAAGCTTGGATGCAACATCGATGCCGTTCCAACCCAGGATTTTATCCTTCTTCGCAATGAGGTTAGGAACATCGGCTCGGCCACTGAGAATTCCGTCCAGCGTCTCATGCGGCTCAAGGTTCGTCCTGTACGGGTGGATGGTTGCATTGTGGTCCTGGTACTCGCGGCCAACGCCTGGCAAGTCCATCACAAGTGGCACGCCCGCACGGTTGAGCACCTCGGGGTCACCAAGACCAGATCTCTCCAGAACCAAGGGCGTTCCGAGGGCACCGCAAGACACGACTACCAACCGACGCGCCTTGACGGTAAGTTTCGCGTTTGGAGTCTGAGTGGAGATATACTCAACCCCAACGGCTCGCTTCTGATCGTCGATCAAGACACGGACGACTTTGGACTCGACAAGAACGTGGAGGTTCGGATGTTTTCCGTCCTCTAGCTTAGGATGAATGTACCTATGGGCCGTGTCTTGACGCTTGCCATCAGGAGACATGTACCGTAGCCAAGGGCCTATGCCATTGTTGGCATCCAACGTTTGCAAGTCATTGACTTTCGGCCAGCCAAGCTTCGTGGCAGCGCCAATGAAGTCTTCTGCGGACTTGGGGGCAGGGAAAGGACCGTCCGACACGTGGATAGGCCCGTCATGGCCGTGGTGATGACTCTCACCGCTGCCATGATACGTTTCGAACTATTAAGATGAGATCAGCCTCTATTAATGCCTGTTACGAGCACTTGTTGGTCACCTTGTTGAGATAAGGCCGGAGCTCATCTGCTGACCAACCCTTGGCCCCCCAAGAGTCAAAGTCGGACCTCTGAGCCCGGGTGTACATGAGAAAGTTGATTGACGAGCCTCCGCCCAAAGTGCCACCAGAAGCCACGACAACCTCGCGACCGGCAAGTTGGTCAGCCTTTTTGCTCTTGTAGAAGAGGGTTGCCTTGCTGGTTGGCTTGAGGTGCGACAGGTAGAGGGCCGGGTAGACGACCTGGGGCACATTGTGGTTGTTTTGGCCTCCCTCAATGACCAGAATGGACAAGTTGGGGACAACCTCGGCCAGTCTGGCCGCAACGATGCATCCTGCCGTTCCGCCTGTTCCAAGTTGAGCGGTTGTCTCAGTTGAGCCATGGTGTCACTTACCTCCGGCAACAATGATGTCGACCTCTTGGGTCTCCTTTGGGATCTCAGTGTACAACCCCATGGTGTGCTGGAACTTTTTGAGGCTCAACAAACAATGTGGgcggaagagaagaaataaaGAGAAGAGTGCTGACCCTAACATGTACGCTGGCCTTGATGTCTTGTACTCCAGTCCTAAACAGGCTAGCAAGCGGCTGCTCCCAACATACACTGCAAGAGGCCAATCCCAATCTTGCTAGGCTAACCGGCACCTCGACGAACCTGAGCGTGGCGCGACAAGTCAGCTTTGGCGCCCCTTTCGTGTCCAGTTGTGACGCGAGTTGGTTCAGCCACCAGGCGCCATCGTGTTCGAGGTTTGCTACACGGTCAGCAAGGATTCCGACCTAAGAGAGATTACCGAATCATTCAGCCCTGTCAGCGCAGATCATTGCTTCTGTCACCCCTGAGTGCAGAGGGGATTCAGGCATGAGCCAACCAGGCTTCAAGATGATCCCGCTAGCTTCCGCAAGCAAGTGGAGCGCCCGACATTGGTTTTGCGACAAACCACGGCCAATCAATTGCCATCAGGCTCTTGGAATTCCGAGCTTGGTCAGTCTCTTGAGTGTCACCCATGAAAAGCTAGGTGAATTCACATCACGAAGCATCTCTTTTCAATGGTAAGTCCTTATTGTGGAGGGTTCAAGGCAACAAGCAATAGCCTGtcaaaagaaagaagaagccatgcTCTCCTTGAATTGGTCGTCACGTTGATGCGCCTGCAATTCGCTCCCCAGCCCTCGCTCACCCTAGAGCTACGAAAGCACGAGGCAGTGATGTTCGCAAAGTAGTAAGCAGATCGCAAGGATTTGAATAGACTGAGAATGCTCCGATGATGAGAACGCACATAGATAATGTGCCTGGACGCTGATGTAGTGAGAGAAAAGTTTCGTAGCACGGTTACGGCCATAAGTCTTGCACACGGGTTGAACATAAAAACACCATCCATGGTCTTCATCTGGTGAACCAATCAGAGCATTGAGAAATAACATTGCCAAGCCCCGAATTTATGAGTGTTTCTTTAACGAAATACATGTCTCGCTAAACGCCATCGGGGTGACAGTCGGCTCTTTGGTGATCGGCCTTATTGATTGATTCACAAAATACCCGTCAGCTCTCGAGCCTCGAGCAGACCAACGTAAGCATCTAATGACCTCGATTAGCAATAAGCGTAAATAGTAACTGGGTTTATAACTTGCCTGCCGCCTTCCATCGACCAGCCATCGCTCTAAGTCCTTGTTTGATCGTTTCAAACGCTTGCTGGTCCTCTTGTTGCCCGGTCTCGCTGTACCTCCGGGCATACACAATGCCGGAGCGATACATGGGCTCCAAACAGAATGGAGATATTTCTTCAATACCACAGCGTCTCGTTCCACCGACACTGTCCGCCAAGCGCAGCATGTGCGCTGCAATGTCAGCTTCGATGTTGATACGGGTCAAAGGGTCGGATATTGCTCGATGCCTGGTGCTTGGGTACCGCGATTCGTCGTGGAGGAGAAGTCTCGCACTATAAGCTCTTAGTAGAAGGTCGCGAAAGGTTCCGCAGTCCTGACCTGAAGCAGATTGTGGTTGGGCTGCAAACGCCTATGCCTCGGAATCGACCCTCTTGAAACGACACGTTTGTCAGTGCAACCAAGGTACTATCTAATATCCTTGCTTCGTTTTCCTGGAATCCTTCCATTGCCGAGGTATCATGAATGTTTTGGAAAACTCTTCCCAGTAGAACTGCTGCTTGCGCGGTAAGGCCATAACGGCCCATCGTTTCAGTGGGGGGTGAAGAAAGACGATGCATCGGACGTTCAATGTGACCCTTTTGCATGTTAGTCGCCAGGTATTAATCCCGGGAAGACCCAGTGGGACAATAAGCTTACGCCTTGTTCCCAAAGAGCGTCATCCATAGGGAggatgctgccgctgcttGGGTCTGGAAACAAACAAGCACGTTCCGCGCACCCAAGACTGATAAAACTACAGCATCATCCAGAGCTGGGTCAAATTTGTTCCTTTTATGATGGAAGAAACACTCACCGGTCGAGAATCACAGCAGCCCACCAGCTCCTTCGTTTTTCTTCAGCTTCCATAAGACTCTGGTTCTCCTCGAAAGCATCGAAACTCTCCACAGTCTTACTGAGTCCTAGAGCACTGCCATATCGACTACAGTTCCCCGTCGTCAAATATGCCGCAGGATAAATGGCATGGCCAATCTCGTAGATGGCCACCAGAATCATGACTTGGAAGATTTTGAAGTTGAGAACACCGGACCTGTCGGCCCGAAGCaaggcagccttgatggatAGGTATGCAGCTGTTTGTGCTTCTTGGCCGCTAGGTGGGCTGGCCAGCAGTTTAACAGCTGCTACAAGAAGCGTCTTTTCGGGCTTTGCTGGACTAAGAGGGTTTAAGACTCTCTCCATGAATAGCTTTTTTGACATAAATGGTATCCACGGATGAATGTAGGTGAAGTATGAGGAGACGAATGCTTTGTCCTCGGCAACATTGCCGACAAAAGAAAGCAGGTCAGGGTTTAGAGAAAAACTCTGGTCTGGTAACTTGCTCACAGACCGTTTGAAGAGAGCAGAGTCGAGAAAGAAAACAGCTGGAAATGGTTGTTCTGGCGCTTGATGGCTGTCAATTGACTGGTCAGGGAAGCCCAAGACACCAGACTCTGCATCCCCAGCGGAACTATTCCTTGAACCATACGAGCATATTCGACCGTGTCTGTACCTTTGGttagaaaactaataaattgCTCAAGTATGCATACGCGCAGGATCACTTCATACCGCAAACATAGAGAGCACTGCGGCCTTTGCCGATCacacttcttcttcaaccgcTGGCATTGAAGGCAAGAGGGTCGAAACCGCGTTTGGGGCGGTTCAGTTCGTTCACTCCCGCTTTCAGTACTCATGGCGAATCATGGATGAGCATCAAGTGCCATGCGCTGTTTGAAGCGAAGGCGGGGTTTGTATACGCGATATTTGGGCGTTTATCACTGGTTCGATGACTCATCTGGGAAAAGACGAATCACAATCAAGATACTCTCACCTCTGAATAACGGGCTATATCCAACACGAAGATGGGAGATTGCATCTGTAAGTAGGTATCGTAGTTTTCGATCTCTGATCGTGCAGTTGATGGCTGATAGGAATTGTATAAGCCGTCATTTCATCTTCAAACACAGGCTCTAAAGTGATTCTACAAGCGacaaaaatattttttttttctctaaATAGATCTCAGCTAGAATACATGAGAAGAAAGATAATATTGACCGAGTTAGATAACTCGAGGACTAATAGGAAACACCGTACAGACAGACCAAATGCACCTCATTCCGTGTTTCTACCATTGCCTACTGGTTGTAGGAACCATACTTCTGGAAAGCTGGAGCTTTTCCGGCGGAGAAAGGCGCAGTAGGCAGCTTGCCATCCAAGAACTCTCCGACGAGCTTGGTGAAGTAGCTCGCATACTGGAAAAGATGACCATGACCACTACTAGGGAACATGACAAAGTTGGCGCGGGGCAGCTGTCGAGCTAGGATGTACGAGTTTTGCGTTGGGACGATTAGGTCGTTGTCGCCGTTGGTGACGAGGGCATCCTTCTGGATGGTCTGGAGGAGGGCGTAAGGGATGGGATCGGCATCCCAAGTTAGGTATGCCTGGGTGAGCTTGACAAGGTCTTGTCCGGTAGTGAACTGAGCAATTTCGGGCTCGCCATTCTTGCCAGCAACGCCGGCTCGTGACTGGGTGCTCCGGTTGAACCATGCGAGGCCCTCTTCGCCGGTAGTAAACGAGGGAAAGAAGGCTTCGATGGTAGGTGGACCAGGGGTTGGGTTGAAGACAGTGGATTGAACCTCGTTCATGGGGCGTTCCAGATTAGGACCAAGGCTAGGACCAGTACCTGCGAGAACCAGTTTGCGCACGATGTCAGGGGCGTCGAGAGTAAGCTGCTGAGCAATGTAGCCGCCCATGGAGAAGCCAAGCACATCGACCTCTTTAGCGTGAAGAGTCGGCAGGAGGACATTGAGGAAAGCGAGCAAGTTGATGGCAAAAGCCCGAATGCTGGGGGCAATGTTGCCGCCGCTGTGACCAAGTCCGGCATAGTCGTACGTGATGAGCTGACGACCGCTTGCAGTGAGGTTGTTTATGACTTCAGGGTCCCAAGTGTCAATGGTTGATCGGACATGATTGAGCATCAGGAGAGGCGGAGAGTCCTCGCTCGCATTGCCGATGATTCGGTATGCGTACTTGGTGCCTTCGGCCACCAAATAGAGCGTTTTGGCGGTTTCTTGAGTCGACATTCTGAAGAATAAGCTTCtttctgttttttttttctgagTTGTAATGGGTCTGTTTAGATGACTTGAATGCAGCTGCGAAGGCTTTCTTTATACTCCGACTTTATCTCTTCGCCCAATGTGAGATCGACCTTACTCGGTCATCTTTGAGGCCTTTACTTCACATAATAAGACTTCTAGAGGATACCCTGAGATGACAAACATGGTGTTTTCAGGGATTTCCTACATTAGTGTGTAGCCATCCGCCTCTGGTGCTGACGGTGGCTCCGTCTTCAAGCCGGAAGAAGCTCCGATCTGGCGGCGGGACGAGCGGCTTTGCCCCGCTTATTCCGCTCATCCCCGACTATCCCGCCTATCCCGACAAACCCGCCCTCGTCCGCTTGACTCCCCTGTCGTGTCCCGCCGCTAGTGGATGCAAGATGTCAATCACGACATTGAATCAAACATGAAAATGTCGACTCCAGTGGGGAGGTAAGCACGATAGAGCATGGTATGAGACACGAACAGGGTGAGGGTTGCATGCCCAACGGAGCTTGCTTATCGGAATGTTGGGAAGAATATTTTTGTGTCTTGAAAAGATGCATCGTGTCCCAGTGAAACCCGAGATTAGTACGGGATCATATTAGTTCAACTCGAATGAGATGAGATAGTGGCAGTTTGCAGGGGTGCAGTTGGAAGACTGCGACCTGCACCTGGTCGTACAGACTCAAGGCCGCTGACTGTTGAAGTTTTGCCTCTTttgtcatcctcctcatcaagtcCAGCCTGTTTTGGCTGGTAGGCCCCCCATGGCCCGCATGTCTACCAGGCATGTGAAGTATAAAGATCTGTAGTTTCGACTCCAACTCGCCTCTCTTCAGACACAACGAACTCGACTCTTTACAATCATTCTTTGACATTTCCCACCAAACAAGAGACCAAAACACAGCAATGGCTTACACCGTGTTGATCACTGGAGCGAATCGAGGTACATAAGGACCTTCAGCCGTTTGTTATATTCTAACCTGTTCCGAACAACCAGGCATTGGTAGAGACTTATTGAAGCTCTATCTAAACCTTCCGCAAACCACTGCCATTGCGGCTGTGCGTAATCTTGCCCATCCTTCTGTCGATGACATTCGCAGTCTGCCAGTTGCATCTGGGTCTCGTCTCATTGTAGTCAAGATTGACAGTGCTTTCCTGGAAGACCCGAAGGACGCAGTCACGGTTCTGCGGGATGAGCATGGTATCACTCAGTTAGACACGGTCATCGCCAACGCAGGGATTGGCAAAGACTGGAGCCTTGTGGCCCAGACTGACATTACCGAGGTAGAAGACCATTTCAAGATCAACTCTGTCGGCCCCTTTACCTTGTACCTTGCGACACGATCTTTGCTCCTGGCTTCAGCAAACCCGAAATTCATCGTCTTGTCCACAGAGCTTGGAAGCATTGGACTTCAGGGTGAGAGGAAGATCCAGGATGTAGCTTACGGCATGTCCAAGGCGGCTGTCAACTTTTTCGTCGGAAAGCTTCACCATGAGGAGCCAAAGTTGACTGCGTTCCCCATTCACCCAGGGTCAGTGAGCACAGTGGTGAAGCCTGGTGCCGTGCTAACCAGTCTCGCAGATGGGTTAAAACCAGCCTTGGAAACGCAATTGCAGAGACCCTGGGTATGAAGGAGGCTCCCACCACACAGGAGCAGAGTGCGGCTGGGATCTTCGAGCAGGTAAGACTTGAGCCAATTACCAATCCCGACGTCATCCAAGCTAATAGGTATCATCCAAGGTTGAGAAGTCCACCAAGGCAGAGACGTCGGGCCGCTTTATCACTTTCGAAGGCAAGGATATCCCGTGGTAGATAATCTTTTAGATTAGTCCCCTCGCTGGTGAAGCTGAATTGAGAACTCGTCGGACTTGGATCCGGCCCTTGTATTCCTTCAAATGCCGGCTTTGTTAGGCTGGGGTAGTGGTTGCGTGGTTTGGCGCTTTTTACTGACTCCACTTCGTAATTGTGACTAGAGACGACCGAGGTAGAGCTGGAGCTACTCTGCTGTATCGTGTCACGAGGCCGATTCCGTGCTAACCGTGTTCCTTGTTGCTGTGGCGGCTGTATGGGATCGTCTTACTGACCAACAACGGTATAACAGCGGCGTATCTCACCGCTATTTTTGCTGAGCTTCGCATATACACCATGCAAGAAACTATTATGGCTTAATTTCATTCTAGACCAGTCTGCAATGGTATACGAGATAAGCCGGAGTGCATGACAAAGTGTGGGTTTTCGCAAATGGCACCACCGCCGCGAGATTAATAATCGCTAGGGATGAGAACATATAAGTTGCCGCGTCTTGACCCGTAGGCCCCAGACACCAACAACTTTACGGTTCCTATTATTCTTTGTCCTCAGTGAACTCCTTTTAAGTCTTATCGCGCCCATTAGATCTTGAACCCACCCTGGCTAAGCATTGTCTTCACCATGGCGGCAGTCGACTACACCTTCTTTCATGTCTCAAAGACTACTTCAATCGAGGAATCCGCAAGGCTATACCGCGATCTGCGTCTCAAAGCACTTCAGACGTCCCCTGAGTCATTCTCGTCCACCTACGAGATTGAGTCCGCTTTCACTGAGGATGATTGGATCAAGCGGCTCCTGGAGGGGGACCGAGAAAACTTTGTCTGTGCTGCCACGAGTCGTGAAGCCGATTCTACTTCCTCTGTGGAGTGGGTTGGCCAGCTCACCATTCGAGGCCCCGTCAGTCGAAATGATTATGTTCTCCCAGAAGCCTCTGGCCAAACCGCCCCAGGTTTggatgaagacgaagagcGCTGGCAGATGTTGAGTCTCTTTAATCTCCCTGAACACCGTGGCAAGGGCCTGGGCCAGAAACTCTGTCAAGAGGCTTTGCGGCATCTCCAAAAAACTCGAAAATCGCCAAATATCCTTGTCAGGCTGATGGTTAAGCCCCAAAACACTGTGACGGTGCACCTCTACGAGAAGCTCGGGTTTGAAACGGTTGGAAAGTGCACGCTTGCAGAGGCACTCGTGGCTAATGGAGACGGACACCTGCTTCCTGAAGACACCACGGACCCCAAGTACTCTACTCGCGCTGGCTTGATTATGACGCTTCGAATTTCTCGTACCTAGGTAGAGGAATTGGGAGCAATATATTTGCATTGAAAGAATTAGAGAGGTGCTTGTGATAAGATAATGTTAGTGGATATCTCTGAGGTCTCAATGACAGAGAGAAGGGGTTTCATCGGTATTGATCTGTTCCATGCAATGCGTTCTATGCCTTGATTTCCTGTCTGTGTTCTCTTAGAATATGGCGAGTTGATATACGCTCATAGCTCCGATGGACCGAAAAAAGACATGTACGGTTCGTTCAAGATCTGGTCCCAATCCAGGGTCATGTCTAACAACCCAGGTGGCGTCTCCATGTCTGTGAACCTGGCCTCGACGGCCTCTAGCGTCGAAGTGTGCTGCTTTTTCTTCTGAATGCTGGCTTTCAAAAGGTGTCGTGCCGTATTTAGAGCTTCCCGCGTCAATCTCGTGTCCACAATGCTGACTATGGTCTCAAGGCCCTCGAATGCGCCATCCAGATTAGAAGATGCCAGGGGGTTATCGAGGGCCAGGAGAACACATGCATACTGAAACACGCTCCCTAGAGCGTTGAAGAAGAGATGTCCTTTTTGGACTTGTTGACATGCTGCCTCGACAGCATTATTCCCTGCCATAGTGATGAGTTGAATGACTTCATCCGTGACGGGGGTTTTTAGTTGACGCATGCGTCGATATAGGTAGAACGTCAGGTCTGCCTTGGTTAAACTCAAGAACGGGTGGCCCAAGGGAGCTTCATTCAGAGCTTTCATGCGCTCTACCATTTCTTTTCCCAAGTCTTGAGGCTTATCTGCCAGACAAAATGTCGAGTTTGGTGATGGTAAGATCTCGGCCATCCGTACGTGCTGGTAGGCAAATGATCCAGGAGTGGGGTTGATACTATTGCATGACACTCTGGGGAAACTAACAGCAGAGCGGCCATACTCGTAGCAAGTAATAATGTGAAAAGACCAGGAACACCAAAAGATGCGTCTAAGTCTATCCGGGTCGAAGCCTGACGCCGAAGCACCTGCCATATTCGCAATCTTGGAAAtattctcttcttcatgtaAACCTACGGCTTCTGCCAGATGCATTGCCGTGCATGAAGCTATCCAAGAGTTGTTGGGTCTGGTCGTGAATCGTAGGTATGCCGCGCGCAGAGACCAACCGATAACCAGTTGCACAGAGGCTCTGCGTGTTGCCGCTGGGTCCTCAAGAACCGTCTTAGCAAAGTGAACGATGTCAACCTCGcgatcatggccatggctgaaAGAGAGAAAGGACCCAATTGCTGCAACACCAGCTGCCACGGCGGCGAAGACACCATCGTGGAGTTGGCCTTGGTAATAAAGACGGCACTGCTGGAGGAATATGCTCTGATCCAGGAGATCCAAGATGACACCAAAGACGGTAAAGAAGGTGTTAGAAAACGTCACCAACTCTGCTTCGGATATCAGCTCCGCCAGGTCCCTATGCGGGATCGACTTTTCCTCAGGTCGAATGCCAAAGTTGTAGCCGAATGAATGCAGAGTGGGAGGTTTCTCTGACTCCAGGTGCAGCCCAAGAATGTGAGGGAATGCAATTGCAGAGGAGGCATTCACGTAACGTGGTTGTCGATCATCTAGCATGCCACCTTCGAATGCGGGAGGAGTCGTCTCTTGGCGCGAGGTGGTCGAGTTCACAGCTTCGGGGCTTTTGTTGCTTGGGGGGTTCAAATTGGGACTCTTTGATGAATCCCCAGGGGGCTGCGAGACGAATGGAGCCAGAGGACTGTCGTCATGAGCGTACTCGCAAGTGTAGCCATACGTGGTGCACATTCCACAAGGTGAGCTGCCATCGCATTTTCGCTTTCGTTGGCGACAAGGAATGCACGCCTTTCTTATACGCCGC
Protein-coding regions in this window:
- a CDS encoding Zn(2)-C6 fungal-type domain-containing protein, which codes for MSLSHGQQGAPEPSSKRRRIRKACIPCRQRKRKCDGSSPCGMCTTYGYTCEYAHDDSPLAPFVSQPPGDSSKSPNLNPPSNKSPEAVNSTTSRQETTPPAFEGGMLDDRQPRYVNASSAIAFPHILGLHLESEKPPTLHSFGYNFGIRPEEKSIPHRDLAELISEAELVTFSNTFFTVFGVILDLLDQSIFLQQCRLYYQGQLHDGVFAAVAAGVAAIGSFLSFSHGHDREVDIVHFAKTVLEDPAATRRASVQLVIGWSLRAAYLRFTTRPNNSWIASCTAMHLAEAVGLHEEENISKIANMAGASASGFDPDRLRRIFWCSWSFHIITCYEYGRSAVSFPRVSCNSINPTPGSFAYQHVRMAEILPSPNSTFCLADKPQDLGKEMVERMKALNEAPLGHPFLSLTKADLTFYLYRRMRQLKTPVTDEVIQLITMAGNNAVEAACQQVQKGHLFFNALGSVFQYACVLLALDNPLASSNLDGAFEGLETIVSIVDTRLTREALNTARHLLKASIQKKKQHTSTLEAVEARFTDMETPPGLLDMTLDWDQILNEPYMSFFGPSEL
- a CDS encoding AB hydrolase-1 domain-containing protein, which gives rise to MSTQETAKTLYLVAEGTKYAYRIIGNASEDSPPLLMLNHVRSTIDTWDPEVINNLTASGRQLITYDYAGLGHSGGNIAPSIRAFAINLLAFLNVLLPTLHAKEVDVLGFSMGGYIAQQLTLDAPDIVRKLVLAGTGPSLGPNLERPMNEVQSTVFNPTPGPPTIEAFFPSFTTGEEGLAWFNRSTQSRAGVAGKNGEPEIAQFTTGQDLVKLTQAYLTWDADPIPYALLQTIQKDALVTNGDNDLIVPTQNSYILARQLPRANFVMFPSSGHGHLFQYASYFTKLVGEFLDGKLPTAPFSAGKAPAFQKYGSYNQ
- a CDS encoding Fungal-trans domain-containing protein; translation: MILVAIYEIGHAIYPAAYLTTGNCSRYGSALGLSKTVESFDAFEENQSLMEAEEKRRSWWAAVILDRLGCAERACLFPDPSSGSILPMDDALWEQGGHIERPMHRLSSPPTETMGRYGLTAQAAVLLGRVFQNIHDTSAMEGFQENEARILDSTLVALTNVSFQEGRFRGIGVCSPTTICFSARLLLHDESRYPSTRHRAISDPLTRINIEADIAAHMLRLADSVGGTRRCGIEEISPFCLEPMYRSGIVYARRYSETGQQEDQQAFETIKQGLRAMAGRWKAAGKSLDAYVGLLEARELTGIL
- a CDS encoding GMC-OxRdtase-N domain-containing protein, which translates into the protein MGLYTEIPKETQEVDIIVAGGGTAGCIVAARLAEVVPNLSILVIEGGQNNHNVPQVVYPALYLSHLKPTSKATLFYKSKKADQLAGREVVVASGGTLGGGSSINFLMYTRAQRSDFDSWGAKGWSADELRPYLNKFETYHGSGESHHHGHDGPIHVSDGPFPAPKSAEDFIGAATKLGWPKVNDLQTLDANNGIGPWLRYMSPDGKRQDTAHRYIHPKLEDGKHPNLHVLVESKVVRVLIDDQKRAVGVEYISTQTPNAKLTVKARRLVVVSCGALGTPLVLERSGLGDPEVLNRAGVPLVMDLPGVGREYQDHNATIHPYRTNLEPHETLDGILSGRADVPNLIAKKDKILGWNGIDVASKLRPSEADVDALGPEFRATWDRDFKNNLDRPLMITSLMSYFLGDHSAIPEGQYATVLNITAYPYSRGHIHITGPSFDDPLDFNIGFFTDADDIDLKKQLWAYKKQREIMRRTAMYRGELAVGHPPFPEGSAAACIETDAPLKDVQDITYSAEDDKVIEDWLRFKVASPWHSLGTAKMGPRESFGVVNEQLSVHGIQGLKIADMSVSPKNMGANTENAALVIGEKAADIIISELGLKS
- a CDS encoding N-acetyltransferase domain-containing protein; its protein translation is MAAVDYTFFHVSKTTSIEESARLYRDLRLKALQTSPESFSSTYEIESAFTEDDWIKRLLEGDRENFVCAATSREADSTSSVEWVGQLTIRGPVSRNDYVLPEASGQTAPGLDEDEERWQMLSLFNLPEHRGKGLGQKLCQEALRHLQKTRKSPNILVRLMVKPQNTVTVHLYEKLGFETVGKCTLAEALVANGDGHLLPEDTTDPKYSTRAGLIMTLRISRT